In Zingiber officinale cultivar Zhangliang chromosome 1A, Zo_v1.1, whole genome shotgun sequence, a genomic segment contains:
- the LOC122038425 gene encoding uncharacterized protein LOC122038425 isoform X2, producing MKTTRGKGSRHLVTEETRKAKPKAGTSLSRAAVSVSSHLSSRCHFPFPSSSIGQSMPSLRRHPPRSSLPQRHHLRPHPRRSPAGSSSPLQMVPDLHPRPRRVHPLQCALALRQSQRAGPGKADPSSRLQEESTHGRRRHQLAHQSLLQVRQHRRRGEGVRRPK from the exons ATGAAGACGACTAGAGGGAAAG GATCTCGACATCTCGTCACGGAGGAGACCAGAAAAGCGAAGCCCAAGGCTGGCACTTCCCTTTCCCGAGCCGCCGTTAGTGTAAGTTCCCACCTCTCGAGCCGCTGTCACTTCCCTTTCCCGAGCAGCTCAATCGGCCAAAGCATGCCCAGTCTCCGACGCCACCCACCGCGATCCTCGCTGCCTCAGCGCCATCATCTCCGTCCTCACCCTCGACGGTCGCCCGCTGGAAGCTCTTCGCCTCTTCAAATGGTTCCAGACCTCCACCCTCGACCCCGACGAGTTCACCCTCTCCAATGCGCTCTCGCTCTCCGCCAATCTCAGCGCGCTGGACCAGGGAAGGCAGATCCAAGCTCTCGTCTTCAAGAAGAATCTACCCATGGACGTCGCCGCCACCAACTCGCTCATCAATCTCTACTTCAAGTGCGGCAGCATCGCCGACGCGGAGAAGGTGTTCGACG GCCCAAGTGA
- the LOC122038425 gene encoding uncharacterized protein LOC122038425 isoform X1, with protein MKTTRGKGSRHLVTEETRKAKPKAGTSLSRAAVSVSSHLSSRCHFPFPSSSIGQSMPSLRRHPPRSSLPQRHHLRPHPRRSPAGSSSPLQMVPDLHPRPRRVHPLQCALALRQSQRAGPGKADPSSRLQEESTHGRRRHQLAHQSLLQVRQHRRRGEGVRRCHLPGQIWLKL; from the exons ATGAAGACGACTAGAGGGAAAG GATCTCGACATCTCGTCACGGAGGAGACCAGAAAAGCGAAGCCCAAGGCTGGCACTTCCCTTTCCCGAGCCGCCGTTAGTGTAAGTTCCCACCTCTCGAGCCGCTGTCACTTCCCTTTCCCGAGCAGCTCAATCGGCCAAAGCATGCCCAGTCTCCGACGCCACCCACCGCGATCCTCGCTGCCTCAGCGCCATCATCTCCGTCCTCACCCTCGACGGTCGCCCGCTGGAAGCTCTTCGCCTCTTCAAATGGTTCCAGACCTCCACCCTCGACCCCGACGAGTTCACCCTCTCCAATGCGCTCTCGCTCTCCGCCAATCTCAGCGCGCTGGACCAGGGAAGGCAGATCCAAGCTCTCGTCTTCAAGAAGAATCTACCCATGGACGTCGCCGCCACCAACTCGCTCATCAATCTCTACTTCAAGTGCGGCAGCATCGCCGACGCGGAGAAGGTGTTCGACG GTGCCATCTACCAGGCCAGATATGGTTGAAGTTGTGA